From the genome of Nicotiana sylvestris chromosome 2, ASM39365v2, whole genome shotgun sequence, one region includes:
- the LOC104213599 gene encoding small nuclear ribonucleoprotein SmD3b-like isoform X3, which translates to MNDSPHKLQYLDGRVSQLEHVFIRGSKVRFMIIPDMLKNAPMFKRLEARIKGKGTSLGVGRGRAIAMRAKAQAAGRGAAPGRGVVPPVRR; encoded by the exons ATGAACGATTCACCTCATAAGCTGCAATATTTG GATGGACGGGTGTCACAACTGGAGCATGTTTTTATTAGAGGCAGTAAAGTCAG GTTCATGATAATCCCTGATATGCTTAAAAATGCCCCCATGTTCAAGCGTCTAGAAGCTAGAATTAAG gGCAAAGGTACATCACTTGGTGTTGGACGGGGACGTGCTATTGCAATGCGAGCTAAA GCTCAGGCTGCAGGTCGTGGAGCAGCACCTGGTCGGGGTGTTGTGCCCCCTGTAAGAAGATGA
- the LOC104213599 gene encoding small nuclear ribonucleoprotein SmD3b-like isoform X1: protein MSRSLGIPVKLLHEATGHIVTVEMKSGEVYRGSMVECEDNWNCQLERITYTAKDGRVSQLEHVFIRGSKVRFMIIPDMLKNAPMFKRLEARIKGKGTSLGVGRGRAIAMRAKAQAAGRGAAPGRGVVPPVRR, encoded by the exons ATGAGTCGAAGCTTAGGCATACCGGTGAAGCTTCTACATGAGGCGACGGGTCATATAGTGACTGTAGAGATGAAGAGCGGTGAGGTTTACAGAGGAAGTATGGTGGAGTGCGAGGACAACTGGAATTGCCAGCTCGAACGCATCACTTACACTGCTAAA GATGGACGGGTGTCACAACTGGAGCATGTTTTTATTAGAGGCAGTAAAGTCAG GTTCATGATAATCCCTGATATGCTTAAAAATGCCCCCATGTTCAAGCGTCTAGAAGCTAGAATTAAG gGCAAAGGTACATCACTTGGTGTTGGACGGGGACGTGCTATTGCAATGCGAGCTAAA GCTCAGGCTGCAGGTCGTGGAGCAGCACCTGGTCGGGGTGTTGTGCCCCCTGTAAGAAGATGA
- the LOC104213599 gene encoding small nuclear ribonucleoprotein SmD3b-like isoform X2 codes for MNDSPHKLQYLVLSPDGRVSQLEHVFIRGSKVRFMIIPDMLKNAPMFKRLEARIKGKGTSLGVGRGRAIAMRAKAQAAGRGAAPGRGVVPPVRR; via the exons ATGAACGATTCACCTCATAAGCTGCAATATTTGGTTCTTTCTCCA GATGGACGGGTGTCACAACTGGAGCATGTTTTTATTAGAGGCAGTAAAGTCAG GTTCATGATAATCCCTGATATGCTTAAAAATGCCCCCATGTTCAAGCGTCTAGAAGCTAGAATTAAG gGCAAAGGTACATCACTTGGTGTTGGACGGGGACGTGCTATTGCAATGCGAGCTAAA GCTCAGGCTGCAGGTCGTGGAGCAGCACCTGGTCGGGGTGTTGTGCCCCCTGTAAGAAGATGA